The Elgaria multicarinata webbii isolate HBS135686 ecotype San Diego chromosome 11, rElgMul1.1.pri, whole genome shotgun sequence genome segment CCTCAGCCACGGAGGCCGTGCCTCACAACGGTGGTGTTGGCAGCTACAAAAGCATGCAACTAATCCACGCCTCTTCCTTGGGACAGGTGACAGCCCGCCTTTGCAGCGATGCCAGGTACCTGTGAGGCTCTGGGGCGGCCGGGCGGCCTGATTACCTTGAACGTGGGCGGGAAGCTCTACAGCACGACTCTGGAGACGCTGACCCGCTTTCCGGACTCCATGCTGGGGGCCATGTTCCGCGGCCCTCAGCCGGCCCTCACGGACAGCAGCGGGAATTATTTCATCGACCGTGACGGCAAGGCCTTCCGCCACATCCTCAACTTCCTCCGCTTCGGCCGGCTGGACCTGCCGGAAGGCTACGCCGAGCTCTCGCTCTTGCGGGCCGAAGCGGACTTCTACCAGATTCGGCCCCTTTTGGAAGAGCTTCGGAGGGTGGAGGCGGAGCGATGGCGCCAGAGGACCAACGCGGTGCTTCACGCCGACGTGGATGTGCTCAAGCGTTTGTTGCACTTCAACGTGCGCCGCGGGCCGCAGAACTATGAGCTGAGCACCTGCGACCTGCAGGTCTTCACGGCCAACGTCTTCTGCACGGACCGGCACTTCCTGGCCCTGCTGCGAAGACGCTTGAGCCTCACAGAGTGCACAAACGGTGGCTTTGGagaggggcattctgggaagggCGTGGACCCACCTCGGGGAGAAGAGGGGTCTCTGCGCTGCCTCGGCCCGTCAGGCGAGTCGGACGCCACGGCGAGGGAACCTACAAACGGCTCCCGTTGGGATTCCATCACCGCCGCTGGCGAGGAGGGTCGGGGGTGGAAGAGGTGTTTGGATGGTT includes the following:
- the KCTD11 gene encoding BTB/POZ domain-containing protein KCTD11, which translates into the protein MPGTCEALGRPGGLITLNVGGKLYSTTLETLTRFPDSMLGAMFRGPQPALTDSSGNYFIDRDGKAFRHILNFLRFGRLDLPEGYAELSLLRAEADFYQIRPLLEELRRVEAERWRQRTNAVLHADVDVLKRLLHFNVRRGPQNYELSTCDLQVFTANVFCTDRHFLALLRRRLSLTECTNGGFGEGHSGKGVDPPRGEEGSLRCLGPSGESDATAREPTNGSRWDSITAAGEEGRGWKRCLDGSRTNGELRLYPGDSTDEDAETDDEALDDSLGISRVDSATCHHLCLEWAPCPAELPTAEYAKQKLHSLRVGGREVRTANEFLEEVLKVALAQGFRVDSVFPDPADILNARSLRFVRH